GCAAAGGTGTCTTCGAAAAAAGTATCGAAAGCTTGAAATTGCTCAATGAACAGGGATATGGAAAAGAAAATACAAATTTAAATTTGAACCTGGTTTACAATCCCGTCGGTGCTTTTCTACCAGCTGCCCAGGAAAGTTTGGAGGCTGATTTCAAACGAGAATTACTGGCCAAGTTTGGGATCGTTTTTAACAACCTATACGTCATCACAAATATGCCCATCCACCGTTTTAAGACCCAGTTAAAACAACTTGGCGGTTATGAAGAATATATGATAAAACTGGTTAACGCTTTTAATCCGGTCGCTGCTGAGGGGGTAATGTGTCGTTCTCTAATAAGCGTCAGTTATGATGGTAGGATTTTTGATTGTGATTTTAATCAAATGCTTGAGATGCAGGTTTATAGTGGCAATCTTAGTACGGTCTTTAATTTCGATTACGATGATTTGATGAGCCGTAATATCAGGTTTGCCGCTCATTGCTTCGGTTGCACAGCCGGCGCCGGCAGCAGTTGTGGTGGGGAAATAGCAAGCTGAAACTAATGCTAAATGGATTGGTCTTCGCTTAAAGATTGGTTTTTGGAGCTCGGTGAGCAATATGGAGTCAACCCGATTATTTTTGGCGCAATATACGTCGGTGCAATTCCATTTTTTACATTATCCATAGCCTGGTTGGTCAATAACTTTCGTAAGAAAAAATCGATTGTTCTTCCAGCCCTGTTGGCCGGTTTTTTCTTTATTTCGGCCTACCTGTATCTCATCATTGTT
This genomic interval from candidate division KSB1 bacterium contains the following:
- the arsS gene encoding arsenosugar biosynthesis radical SAM protein ArsS (Some members of this family are selenoproteins.); translation: MGEPIILAPEIEAHEDSKFNFKKIIRNHKLDLKPVSIETLQVNITKLCNQACLHCHVDSGPKRTEQMDLKTVDRCLEILQNHDSIKNLDVTGGAPELSPYFDYMAIEARKMNKHVMVRHNLTVIADGNPQTGESKDYLPEFFARHQLEVISSLPYYQEYFTDKQRGKGVFEKSIESLKLLNEQGYGKENTNLNLNLVYNPVGAFLPAAQESLEADFKRELLAKFGIVFNNLYVITNMPIHRFKTQLKQLGGYEEYMIKLVNAFNPVAAEGVMCRSLISVSYDGRIFDCDFNQMLEMQVYSGNLSTVFNFDYDDLMSRNIRFAAHCFGCTAGAGSSCGGEIAS